From a single Glycine soja cultivar W05 chromosome 19, ASM419377v2, whole genome shotgun sequence genomic region:
- the LOC114398898 gene encoding cation/H(+) antiporter 15-like, with amino-acid sequence MANTIPACYEVYITNPSRIWRTDKVLQTQLPVLAFQIAFVVVLSRIFFIIFKPLHQTRLISQISVGFLLTPPLLGRFTPIFEFIFPVNGVLNVELLSHLGLIFYAFLSGLEMNLDTILRVKKKAASIAVAGIVFPMVLAPCLYALYRKIYGSNGVFPLEEGSVNAYLLWTLILTVTGFPVIAHTLSELKLIYTGLGKAALTAAMISDTYGWILFTLLVPFAINGKGAMYTVLSTILFIVVCIFVVRPIIQRFMDSKTDKDEWEDNELLFVVMGVLVCANVTDILGAHGIVGAFVFGLILPHGKFADTMMSISDDFTGGFLAPLFFAGNGMRLILTSVFQGNWPLTLLIILLLCSLKILSTLFATFFFGMRTQDGLAIGLLLNTKGAMALIMLNIAWDRAIFFVPTYAVITSAVLLMTVVVSPVINAVYRPRKRFEQNKLKTIQKLRVDAELRILACVHNTRQATSMISIIETFNATRLSPIHVCAMYLIELTGRAAALVAAHIEKPSSQPGEQNLTKSQAELESIANTFDAFGEAYDAVRIETLNVVSSYATIHEDIYNSANEKHTSLIILPFHKQLSSEGALEVTNAVYRDINQNVMQHAPCSVGIFLDRDFGSIPKMNLRILMLFVGGPDDREALAVAWRMAGHPGIKLSVVRILLFDEAAEVDGSVHDEARGILSSVMDSEKQKELDDEYINSFRLTAVNNKESISYSEIDVHIGEDIPNILNELEKNGCDLYIVGQGNCRNSRVFSNLLEWCECLELGVIGDILASNNFGSRSSLLVVQQYGYGGMVFGKNLNQKATNNDGFESLVVKTE; translated from the exons gTTGGTTTCCTACTAACTCCACCATTACTTGGGAGATTCACACCAATTTTTGAGTTCATATTTCCTGTAAATGGTGTCCTTAACGTTGAACTTCTTTCCCACCTTGGTCTCATATTTTATGCATTCCTTAGCGGTTTGGAGATGAACTTAGATACCATTCTACGAGTGAAAAAGAAGGCTGCTAGCATTGCGGTTGCTGGGATCGTCTTTCCGATGGTGTTGGCACCATGCTTATATGCTTTGTACCGAAAAATTTACGGTAGTAATGGAGTATTTCCCCTTGAAGAAGGTTCAGTTAATGCTTATTTACTTTGGACATTAATTCTCACCGTCACAGGTTTTCCTGTCATAGCTCACACACTTTCTGAGCTCAAGCTCATTTATACTGGTCTTGGCAAAGCTGCTTTAACAGCAGCCATGATCAGTGACACCTATGGTTGGATTCTTTTCACTTTACTGGTTCCATTTGCAATCAATGGTAAAGGAGCTATGTACACGGTGCTAAGCACCATATTATTCATTGTTGTATGCATCTTTGTGGTGCGTCCAATCATTCAACGGTTTATGGATAGCAAGACAGACAAAGATGAGTGGGAAGATAACGAATTACTATTTGTGGTGATGGGGGTTTTGGTTTGTGCAAACGTTACAGATATTCTTGGTGCACATGGCATTGTTGGGGCTTTtgtatttggattgattttaCCTCATGGGAAATTTGCCGACACGATGATGTCAATTTCAGATGATTTTACGGGAGGCTTTCTGGCGCCGCTCTTCTTTGCTGGCAATGGAATGAGACTTATCTTAACCTCAGTTTTCCAAGGAAATTGGCCCTTGACACTACTGATTATACTCTTGTTGTGTTCTCTAAAGATTTTAAGCACTTTATTCGCCACTTTCTTCTTTGGTATGCGCACTCAAGATGGTTTAGCCATAGGCTTGCTTCTCAATACCAAGGGCGCCATGGCACTGATTATGCTAAACATTGCTTGGGATAGAGCG ATTTTTTTTGTACCTACCTATGCGGTTATTACTTCAGCTGTTCTTCTAATGACTGTAGTAGTATCTCCTGTCATCAATGCCGTCTACAGACCAAGAAAGAGATTCGAACAGAACAAGCTAAAGACTATACAAAAACTAAGAGTGGATGCGGAGCTTCGAATTCTAGCATGTGTCCACAATACTCGGCAAGCCACGAGCATGATCAGCATCATTGAAACTTTTAATGCCACTAGACTTTCCCCTATACATGTTTGTGCCATGTACCTTATTGAACTTACTGGACGTGCTGCTGCCCTTGTGGCTGCACATATAGAGAAGCCTAGTAGCCAACCCGGAGAACAAAATCTCACCAAATCACAGGCAGAGTTAGAAAGCATTGCCAATACATTTGATGCATTTGGAGAGGCATATGACGCTGTCAGAATTGAGACCTTAAATGTGGTGTCATCCTATGCAACCATTCATGAGGACATATACAACTCAGCAAATGAGAAACACACAAGCTTAATTATCCTTCCATTCCACAAACAATTAAGTTCAGAAGGTGCGCTTGAAGTAACCAATGCCGTATACAGAGATATAAACCAAAATGTAATGCAGCATGCCCCTTGCTCTGTGGGGATATTTCTTGATCGTGATTTTGGGTCAATTCCCAAAATGAACCTTCGTATTCTTATGCTCTTTGTTGGAGGCCCTGATGATCGTGAAGCCTTAGCTGTTGCATGGAGGATGGCAGGACATCCAGGAATCAAACTATCAGTGGTTCGGATTCTTTTGTTTGACGAAGCGGCAGAAGTAGATGGTTCAGTTCATGATGAAGCACGAGGGATATTGTCTTCTGTAATGGATAGTGAGAAGCAGAAAGAGTTAGATGATGAGTATATAAATTCATTCAGACTTACGGCAGTGAACAATAAGGAATCTATATCCTACTCAGAGATTGATGTCCATATTGGTGAAGATATTCCCAATATCCTTAATGAGCTAGAAAAAAATGGTTGCGATTTATACATAGTTGGACAAGGTAATTGTAGGAACTCTCGAGTCTTCTCAAATTTGCTAGAATGGTGTGAATGCTTAGAACTTGGAGTTATAGGGGATATTTTGGCGTCAAACAATTTTGGTTCGCGCTCATCTTTGCTAGTTGTTCAACAATATGGGTATGGAGGAatggtttttggaaaaaatctCAACCAAAAGGCCACCAATAACGATGGATTTGAGTCACTTGTTGTGAAGACAGAGTAA